The Pleurodeles waltl isolate 20211129_DDA chromosome 10, aPleWal1.hap1.20221129, whole genome shotgun sequence sequence caagcaacgagtaagtcgtgacagattgcagcgccaaataaaCCCAACTTCGTCTAGCAGAATGGATGATACAGGAGCGGCGGCTGCAGACCCTGATCagtctcttctggcaaccattcagcaacaggcccaggaactgcaacaattacgaaaCAAGAATGCTgccttacgacaagctttggccttccgcagtacCGATGTTCCTACCGTTTCTACCTCAACTCCTCGGttttccggtgaaccaactaagctgcaaGAGTTTTTGGATGCGTTGACTCTTTACTTTGCctt is a genomic window containing:
- the LOC138262400 gene encoding protein LDOC1-like → MDDTGAAAADPDQSLLATIQQQAQELQQLRNKNAALRQALAFRSTDVPTVSTSTPRFSGEPTKLQEFLDALTLYFAFRPTQFSHDKTKVGYLISALSGPSLAWATPIVASNDTVLSD